CAAGGGCTACGTCAAGCGCACCCCCATTGGTCTGATTCCCCAGGGCAACCGGGGCGATTTGGGCACCACTGCCTTTGCCTTTACCCTCAAAACCGATCATCTGGTGGCGGTGCAGCGCCTCATGACCCAAGCCTGGGTCACGGTGGTGACGGACCAGGATCGCATGGCCCGGTTGGATGGATCGACGGTGCCGGTTTATGGCCGCGATGGCGGCGGCGATCGCCTGATCCAACCCCAACGGGATGAGTCCATCGTCCAGGTCTCGGTCATGGCCCAAGATCTGCCGGACTGAGGAGCCACCCCAAACCCCGTAGGGGCGCGGTGCCACCGTTCATATCCCCCTGGGAGCGCCGACTTGTAGTCGGCTTTGGGTCGAGTACAACTCGACAATCCCATCCCCCCCCTGGGAGCGCCGACTTGTAGTCGGCTTTGGGTCGAGTACAACTCGACAATCCCATCTCAACGTTCGCCATCGACCAACAGCATTATTTAAGTGAAACTCTCCAGGGTCTAACTACCTGCAAAGCGTCAAATTATTAATAAAACGCAAAGAATTCTAAAGCGGTGAGTATTTTTACCATTTTTTTCGCCACGATCGGTCACACTACCCACAGCGCACACTACCCACAGCGCACACTACCCACAGCGCACAGCGCAATGATCCAGATGCCCAGAGGACAATGCTATGGATTTACGGAAAATTTCGAGAGATAGTGCCCAAACCCTCGCCAACTACCTGACCTACCAAGCGGTGCGGGTGGTGCTCGATCAACTGACGGAAACCAACCCCCCCCAGTCCCTCTGGTTGCGGGAATTTTCCGCCCAAATCTCCTTTCAGCAGGGCAGCGAAGACTACCTCCAGCACCTGATGCAGGCCAACCAGGAACTGGCCTTTCGCATCATGACGGTACGGGATCATTTAGCCACGAATATTCCTGAGTTTCTGCCGGAGATGGTGCGATCGCAGGTGCAAGAGGCCAATCTCCAGCAGCGCAAGGTTTTCTTTGAGCGCCTCACCCAGACTCCCCTAGGGCCAGAGGTCATCCATCCCGAAGTCCATCTGCCCCTGGATCTGCGATCGCTGCCCCCCGATCGCGCCGCCGACTCCGCCGCCTAGGAACCCCGATAACCGGCAAGGTCTTGCTGCCCTCGGTCCCTGTATCCGCTAGGATGGGAGGATCTGACTCCCCTCCCCCGATCGCCCCCATGTTTACCGGCTTAGTTCAAGGCTTAGGACAACTCACCTGCCTCAATGACCTCCAAGTCAAAATTCAGGGGCTGAACCATCAGCCCCTCTCGTTTTTGGGTCATTTGGCCATCGGTGACAGCGTGGCCGTTGATGGCATTTGTCTGACGGTGGAATCCTTTGCAGGAGGCGGTTTTGTGGCCGCCACCTCCCCAGAAACCCTGCGCCGCACCACCCTGGGCTTGGGAGCCAACGCCGGTTCCCCGACCCTGGTCAACCTGGAACCCTCCCTGCGGGTGGGGGATAAGTTGGGGGGCCATTTTGTGACGGGTCACATTGACGGGGTGGGGGCGCTGGTGCGATCGCTGGCCACCGCCACCTCGTGGGAACTGGACTTTGAGGTGAAATCCCCTGGGGTAGCCCGCTACATTGTCTCCAAGGGCAGCATTGCCATTAATGGCATTAGTTTAACGATCGCCCACTGCACCCCCCAGGGGGATCACTTCCAGGTCGCCGTCATTCCCCACACCTATGGGGCAACCAATTTACAGTATTTGCAACCGGGGGATCCCGTGAATGTAGAAGGGGATATTTTGGGCAAGTATGTGGAAAAACTCCTCCAGGTTCCCGGCTCTGAAGCCACCCCGATCGCCCCAGTGCCCGATGCCATTAATGCCCATTTCCTGACCGCCCATGGTTATGACCTGAGGGGTGCAGACTCTGGTTGACTGACAGAAGATGCTACCTTGGTCGGGGAAACCCCGCTTTTACCAGGTTTTAGCTGAGGTTTCGTCTGACAGTTATTCCACCAGCGGTAACCACCTTTTCTGAAATTTTGTTGTGAGTGCATGGGAGATTTTACTATGGAGAAAGGCAATGCAGCGATCGGAGAACAACCCACGCTTGCCATGGGTACTAATGGGAATCTCTATCCTGAGTTGGATGAGTTTCTCGATATTCTCAAACCTCTGATTCG
Above is a window of Prochlorothrix hollandica PCC 9006 = CALU 1027 DNA encoding:
- a CDS encoding chaperonin family protein RbcX, which encodes MDLRKISRDSAQTLANYLTYQAVRVVLDQLTETNPPQSLWLREFSAQISFQQGSEDYLQHLMQANQELAFRIMTVRDHLATNIPEFLPEMVRSQVQEANLQQRKVFFERLTQTPLGPEVIHPEVHLPLDLRSLPPDRAADSAA
- the ribE gene encoding riboflavin synthase is translated as MFTGLVQGLGQLTCLNDLQVKIQGLNHQPLSFLGHLAIGDSVAVDGICLTVESFAGGGFVAATSPETLRRTTLGLGANAGSPTLVNLEPSLRVGDKLGGHFVTGHIDGVGALVRSLATATSWELDFEVKSPGVARYIVSKGSIAINGISLTIAHCTPQGDHFQVAVIPHTYGATNLQYLQPGDPVNVEGDILGKYVEKLLQVPGSEATPIAPVPDAINAHFLTAHGYDLRGADSG